Proteins from one Deltaproteobacteria bacterium genomic window:
- a CDS encoding segregation/condensation protein A produces the protein MSDDGSELLADSQPDAPGTGAGRAAPYRVKLEVFEGPLDLLLHLIKREEVEVADIPIAAITDQYVAYLDLMRHLNLDIAGEFLVMAATLTLLKSRTLLPQAEGESEDSEETDLRADLVRQLLEYQRFRETAQQLAERPLLNRDVFVREPAWDEVPADPQALPQLRASIWDLMEAFRVVLARARPEAVHEVMMERVSLRERVQQVLRRLSEAKALEFESLFDEDASRLEIIVTFLAVLELCRMQAVTAVQERHFDRIVITLIAADISTVSLDLSDEYDGHVLEEVKDGGGADGATSSAGDGDSGNNSNSDRGGLPTGAGGGDAGDGGDEH, from the coding sequence ATGAGTGACGACGGTTCAGAGCTGCTTGCCGATTCGCAGCCGGATGCGCCCGGCACCGGTGCCGGCCGGGCCGCACCCTATCGCGTCAAACTCGAGGTCTTCGAGGGGCCGCTCGATCTGTTGCTGCACCTGATCAAGCGCGAAGAGGTCGAGGTCGCCGACATCCCGATCGCCGCCATCACCGATCAGTACGTCGCCTATCTCGACCTCATGCGCCACCTCAACCTCGACATCGCCGGCGAGTTCCTGGTGATGGCCGCCACCCTCACGCTGCTCAAATCGCGCACGCTGTTGCCGCAAGCCGAGGGCGAGAGCGAGGACAGCGAGGAAACCGATCTGCGCGCCGACCTGGTGCGCCAGCTGCTGGAATATCAGCGTTTCCGCGAAACCGCGCAGCAGTTGGCCGAGCGCCCGCTGCTCAACCGCGACGTCTTCGTGCGCGAGCCGGCCTGGGACGAGGTCCCGGCCGATCCGCAGGCCTTGCCGCAGCTGCGCGCCAGTATCTGGGATCTGATGGAGGCCTTCCGCGTGGTCTTAGCCCGCGCCCGCCCCGAGGCCGTCCACGAGGTCATGATGGAGCGCGTCTCGCTGCGCGAGCGGGTGCAGCAGGTGCTGCGCCGGTTGAGCGAGGCAAAGGCACTCGAGTTCGAGAGCTTGTTCGACGAGGACGCCAGCCGGCTGGAGATCATCGTCACCTTTCTCGCCGTCCTCGAGCTCTGCCGCATGCAGGCGGTGACGGCGGTGCAGGAGCGCCACTTCGATCGCATCGTCATCACCCTGATCGCGGCCGACATCTCGACGGTGTCACTGGATTTATCCGATGAGTACGACGGACACGTGCTGGAGGAGGTAAAGGATGGAGGCGGGGCCGATGGAGCCACAAGCAGCGCCGGAGATGGCGACAGCGGAAACAACAGCAACAGCGACCGGGGCGGCCTCCCTACCGGCGCCGGCGGTGGAGACGCAGGAGATGGAGGAGACGAGCACTGA
- a CDS encoding enoyl-CoA hydratase/isomerase family protein, whose protein sequence is MAIEIRDLDGGVRIMQLNRPPANAINSELMNALENACAAAARDPAVRAVVVTGSGKFFCGGLDLRALTGSPQEGRQLSAFGRNDGVFALWTLPKPTIAMVNGHAIAGGGILTLACDVRIGAHGNAKIGLNETAIGLPLPAGALAITGLALTNQQARRVCLEAELYPPTVARELGILDEVVEPAKLEEACLAKARLLAAYPQAAYAYNKRALQHDAVQLVLNETDEQRRAAFAVWTSPETVQKLNQQLSGISSKGK, encoded by the coding sequence ATGGCCATTGAGATTCGCGACCTGGACGGCGGCGTGCGCATCATGCAGCTCAACCGCCCGCCCGCCAACGCCATCAACTCCGAGCTGATGAACGCGCTTGAGAACGCCTGCGCGGCGGCCGCGCGTGATCCGGCGGTGCGCGCGGTGGTAGTCACCGGCAGCGGCAAGTTCTTCTGCGGCGGTCTCGATCTGCGGGCGCTGACCGGCTCGCCGCAGGAGGGCCGCCAGCTGAGCGCGTTCGGCCGCAACGACGGTGTCTTCGCCTTGTGGACGCTGCCAAAACCGACCATCGCCATGGTCAACGGCCACGCCATCGCCGGCGGCGGCATCTTGACCCTGGCGTGCGACGTGCGCATCGGGGCGCACGGCAACGCCAAGATCGGCCTCAACGAGACCGCCATCGGCCTACCGCTGCCGGCGGGCGCGCTGGCCATCACCGGCTTGGCGCTGACCAATCAGCAAGCCCGCCGCGTTTGTCTCGAAGCCGAGCTCTATCCGCCCACCGTCGCCCGCGAGCTCGGCATCCTCGACGAGGTGGTGGAACCGGCAAAGCTGGAAGAAGCCTGCCTGGCCAAGGCGCGGCTGTTGGCCGCTTACCCGCAAGCTGCCTACGCCTACAACAAGCGCGCGCTGCAGCACGACGCGGTGCAGTTGGTGCTCAACGAAACCGACGAGCAGCGCCGCGCCGCCTTTGCGGTGTGGACCTCGCCGGAGACGGTGCAGAAGCTGAACCAGCAGCTCTCCGGCATCTCATCGAAAGGGAAGTAA
- a CDS encoding rRNA pseudouridine synthase → MQPLSHPNPPPAPKARKKPSTPVPAPVRLQKLLSQAGVSSRRAAEELIRAGKVRINGKVVKELGTKADPRRDRITVSGRPLPATPALYLLLHKPAGVVTTLSDPEGRTTVRDLLHGVRVRVFPVGRLDYHSAGLLLLTNDGELAQRLMHPRYGVPKTYHVKVKGVPDQAALERLRAGVHIAGGRTAPAQARVLDEHGEKAWLEITVREGRKREVRQMCERVGLSVEKLTRIQLGPLQLGKLAPGAFRPLTERELAALRAAAGLARNP, encoded by the coding sequence ATGCAACCACTGTCGCACCCGAACCCACCACCGGCGCCGAAGGCGCGCAAGAAGCCATCGACTCCGGTGCCGGCGCCGGTCCGGCTGCAGAAACTGCTCAGCCAAGCGGGGGTGAGCTCGCGCCGGGCGGCGGAGGAATTGATCCGGGCTGGCAAGGTACGGATCAACGGCAAGGTGGTGAAGGAGCTGGGGACGAAGGCCGATCCGCGCCGGGACCGGATCACGGTTAGCGGCCGGCCGCTGCCGGCGACCCCGGCGCTCTATCTCCTGCTCCACAAGCCGGCGGGCGTGGTCACCACGCTCTCGGATCCGGAAGGGCGCACGACGGTGCGCGACCTTCTGCACGGGGTGCGCGTGCGGGTATTTCCGGTCGGCCGGCTGGATTATCACTCGGCCGGGTTGTTGTTGCTGACCAACGACGGCGAGCTGGCACAGCGGCTGATGCACCCGCGCTACGGCGTGCCCAAGACCTATCACGTCAAGGTGAAGGGCGTGCCCGACCAGGCCGCGCTCGAACGGCTGCGCGCCGGCGTGCACATCGCCGGCGGCAGAACGGCACCGGCCCAGGCGCGGGTGCTCGATGAACACGGCGAAAAGGCGTGGCTGGAGATCACGGTGCGCGAGGGGCGCAAGCGCGAGGTGCGCCAGATGTGCGAGCGCGTCGGCTTGTCAGTCGAGAAGCTCACCCGCATCCAGCTCGGGCCCTTGCAGCTCGGCAAGCTCGCACCCGGGGCGTTTCGGCCACTCACGGAACGTGAACTGGCGGCACTGCGGGCCGCTGCCGGGCTGGCGAGAAACCCGTGA